Proteins encoded in a region of the Mycolicibacterium chitae genome:
- a CDS encoding MFS transporter has translation MASRSRVPLGLILFSALVAGAGNGISIIAFPWLVLQRNGSAMEASVVAMAATLPLLVATLFAGTAVDYLGRRRVSMLSDLLSALSVAAVPVIALSFGAEAVNVAVLATLAAFGAFFDPAGMTARETMLPEAAAQAGWTLDKANSGYEAVFNLAYIVGPGIGGVLIATIGGINTMWVTAGAFALSMAVIGALRLEGAGVPDRTQLPEQVWAGIVEGLRFVWNLRVLRTLALIDLAVVGLYMPMESVLFPKYFTDRSEPAQLGWVLMALSIGGLVGALGYAVTSRFMSRRVTMIAAVLILGITMTVIAVLPPLPVILAMAAIGGFAYGPIQPIYNYVMQTRAPQHLRGRVVGVMGSLAYAAGPVGLIVAGPLADGAGLQVTFLALSIPMILIGVVALFLPSLRELDRTPG, from the coding sequence ATGGCCAGCCGCTCCCGCGTACCGCTCGGGCTGATCCTGTTCTCGGCCCTGGTCGCCGGCGCCGGCAACGGCATCTCGATCATCGCGTTCCCGTGGTTGGTGCTGCAGCGCAACGGCTCGGCGATGGAGGCCTCGGTGGTGGCGATGGCGGCCACCCTGCCGCTGCTGGTGGCGACGCTGTTCGCCGGGACCGCGGTGGACTATCTGGGCCGGCGGCGGGTGTCGATGCTCTCGGATCTGCTCTCGGCGCTGTCGGTGGCCGCGGTGCCGGTGATCGCGCTGAGCTTCGGGGCCGAGGCCGTCAACGTGGCCGTGCTGGCGACGCTGGCCGCGTTCGGCGCGTTCTTCGATCCGGCCGGGATGACCGCCCGCGAGACCATGCTGCCCGAGGCCGCCGCGCAGGCCGGCTGGACCCTGGACAAGGCCAACAGCGGCTACGAGGCCGTCTTCAACCTGGCCTACATCGTGGGGCCGGGCATCGGCGGTGTGCTGATCGCGACGATCGGCGGCATCAACACCATGTGGGTGACCGCGGGCGCGTTCGCGTTGTCGATGGCGGTCATCGGGGCGTTGCGCCTCGAGGGCGCCGGGGTTCCGGACCGCACCCAGCTGCCCGAGCAGGTGTGGGCCGGGATCGTCGAGGGTCTGCGCTTCGTGTGGAACCTGCGGGTGCTGCGCACCCTGGCGCTGATCGACCTGGCGGTCGTGGGGCTGTACATGCCGATGGAGAGCGTGCTGTTCCCGAAGTACTTCACCGACCGCTCCGAGCCCGCGCAGCTGGGCTGGGTGCTGATGGCGCTGTCGATCGGCGGGTTGGTGGGCGCGCTGGGCTACGCGGTGACCTCGCGGTTCATGAGCCGACGGGTGACGATGATCGCCGCGGTGCTGATCCTGGGCATCACCATGACGGTGATCGCGGTGCTGCCGCCGCTGCCGGTGATCCTGGCGATGGCGGCCATCGGCGGGTTCGCCTACGGGCCCATCCAGCCGATCTACAACTACGTCATGCAGACCCGGGCGCCGCAGCATCTGCGCGGCCGGGTGGTCGGGGTGATGGGCTCGCTGGCGTATGCGGCCGGCCCGGTCGGGCTCATCGTGGCCGGACCGCTGGCCGACGGCGCCGGTCTGCAGGTGACGTTCCTGGCGCTGTCGATCCCGATGATCCTCATCGGCGTGGTGGCGCTGTTCCTGCCGTCGCTGCGGGAGCTGGATCGAACACCCGGCTGA
- a CDS encoding uracil-DNA glycosylase — translation MLPHPRTGRLFASPVPPGTGWPGDPATAATPVAADETEVAELAAAAGSVRELDAQISVCRACPRLVSWREEVAVVKRRSFADQPYWGRPVPAWGAARPRLLILGLAPAANGANRTGRIFTGDRSGDQLFAALHRAGLVNQSTAVDAADGLRANKIRITSPVRCAPPGNAPTPAERVTCSPWLLAEWAMISPHVRVIVTLGGFAWQVALGLLAGQFGKPRPKFGHGAVVDLASGQQLLGCFHPSQQNMFTGRLTPAMLDDIFTDARRRAGI, via the coding sequence GTGTTGCCTCATCCGCGGACCGGGCGTCTGTTCGCCTCGCCGGTGCCGCCCGGCACCGGCTGGCCGGGTGACCCGGCCACCGCCGCGACCCCCGTCGCCGCCGACGAGACCGAGGTTGCGGAGTTGGCCGCCGCCGCCGGCAGTGTGCGCGAACTCGACGCTCAGATCAGCGTGTGCCGGGCCTGCCCGCGGTTGGTGTCGTGGCGCGAGGAGGTCGCGGTCGTCAAGCGGCGCTCGTTCGCCGATCAGCCGTACTGGGGCCGGCCGGTGCCCGCGTGGGGCGCGGCGCGGCCCCGGCTGCTGATCCTCGGCCTGGCCCCGGCGGCCAACGGCGCCAACCGGACCGGGCGGATCTTCACCGGGGACCGCTCCGGCGATCAGCTGTTCGCCGCGCTGCACCGCGCCGGCCTGGTCAACCAGTCGACGGCCGTGGATGCCGCGGACGGATTGCGCGCCAACAAGATTCGCATCACGTCTCCGGTGCGCTGCGCCCCGCCCGGCAACGCGCCGACCCCGGCCGAGCGGGTGACCTGTTCGCCGTGGCTGCTCGCGGAGTGGGCGATGATCTCCCCGCACGTCCGGGTGATCGTCACCCTGGGCGGCTTCGCCTGGCAGGTGGCGCTCGGGCTGCTGGCGGGGCAGTTCGGCAAGCCCCGGCCGAAGTTCGGCCACGGCGCCGTCGTCGACCTGGCCTCCGGGCAGCAGCTGCTCGGCTGCTTCCACCCCAGCCAGCAGAACATGTTCACCGGCCGCCTGACCCCGGCGATGCTCGACGACATCTTCACCGACGCCCGCCGCCGCGCCGGCATCTGA
- a CDS encoding siderophore-interacting protein: MAEQKPSRGLTGALVKLWRGGDYQLTVTGRTEISPHYLRLHFDSGALLDDCPVHPTMWVRGWFPDGGKAHQRGYTLVNPDPQARSVDIDFAMHDGLATGWAAGARPGDVLEVTVLGSNFQLPTPAPAGYVIVGDTASLPAINSLLDAIDGAPARVFLEAGHDEARDLPVVGDAEVTWVDRRDGGQGLIEAVSAAAFEAGDHFGWVACDNRTTRAVARVLREDFAIPRTAIKAQGYWVA, from the coding sequence GTGGCCGAGCAGAAGCCGTCTCGGGGCCTCACCGGGGCCCTGGTCAAGCTGTGGCGGGGCGGGGATTACCAGCTGACCGTCACCGGACGCACCGAGATCAGCCCGCATTATCTGCGGTTGCACTTCGACTCCGGGGCGCTGCTCGACGACTGCCCGGTCCATCCGACCATGTGGGTCCGGGGCTGGTTCCCCGACGGCGGCAAGGCCCATCAGCGCGGCTACACCCTGGTCAATCCGGATCCGCAGGCGCGCAGCGTCGACATCGACTTCGCCATGCACGACGGCCTGGCCACCGGCTGGGCCGCCGGCGCCCGCCCGGGCGACGTCCTCGAGGTGACGGTGCTGGGCAGCAACTTCCAGCTGCCGACCCCGGCGCCGGCCGGGTACGTCATCGTCGGCGACACCGCGTCACTGCCCGCGATCAACTCGCTGCTCGACGCCATCGACGGGGCGCCCGCGCGGGTGTTTCTCGAGGCCGGTCACGACGAGGCCCGCGACCTGCCGGTTGTCGGCGACGCGGAGGTCACCTGGGTGGATCGCCGCGACGGCGGGCAGGGACTGATCGAGGCGGTCAGCGCCGCGGCGTTCGAGGCGGGCGACCACTTCGGCTGGGTCGCCTGCGACAACCGGACCACACGCGCGGTCGCGAGGGTGCTGCGCGAGGACTTCGCGATTCCGCGGACGGCGATCAAGGCGCAGGGCTACTGGGTTGCCTGA
- a CDS encoding winged helix-turn-helix transcriptional regulator, giving the protein MVRSYGQYCALAKSLDVVGDRWSLLIVRELLAGPQRYGDLLAALAPIATDMLASRLRDLEADGVLTRRELARPATGRVYELTERGRALEDVVSAYIRWGRPLIETRQPDDAVRPQWVGRGVRAYARPDRPGVDIVLRLVMPEGAWTGRIGEQGIEDLDDDAAADITLTGRAETLMAATHPDRVAALQESGELTVDGDPAALAALSRVFDPAPAATAGTAPPRR; this is encoded by the coding sequence ATGGTCCGCTCCTACGGTCAGTACTGCGCCCTGGCCAAAAGCCTCGATGTCGTCGGCGACCGCTGGTCGCTGCTGATCGTCCGGGAACTGCTCGCCGGACCGCAGCGCTACGGCGACCTGCTCGCCGCGCTCGCGCCCATCGCCACCGACATGCTGGCCTCGCGCCTTCGCGACCTGGAGGCCGACGGCGTGCTGACCCGCCGCGAACTGGCCCGCCCCGCGACCGGTCGCGTGTACGAACTGACCGAACGCGGTCGCGCGCTCGAGGACGTCGTCAGCGCCTACATCCGCTGGGGGCGTCCGCTGATCGAGACCCGTCAGCCCGACGACGCGGTGCGCCCGCAATGGGTGGGACGCGGGGTGCGAGCGTACGCCCGACCGGACCGGCCCGGCGTCGACATCGTGCTGCGCCTCGTGATGCCCGAGGGGGCCTGGACCGGGCGCATCGGGGAACAAGGGATCGAGGATCTCGACGACGACGCCGCGGCCGACATCACGCTGACCGGCCGCGCCGAGACCCTCATGGCCGCAACCCATCCCGACCGCGTCGCGGCCCTGCAGGAATCGGGGGAGCTGACCGTCGACGGCGATCCCGCCGCGCTGGCCGCACTCAGCCGGGTGTTCGATCCAGCTCCCGCAGCGACGGCAGGAACAGCGCCACCACGCCGATGA
- a CDS encoding nitroreductase family deazaflavin-dependent oxidoreductase, whose protein sequence is MSQSRLEKYLVLFLGVHDTVYQKSRGWIGHRLPGFAPALLLHTVGAKTGQPRTTSLSYANDGNNYLVVASRGGSPKAPGWYFNLKKQPQVEINVGPRRFGVTARIVGPDDPDYARLWDVVNDNNRGMYREYQKRTSRPIPIVVLTP, encoded by the coding sequence ATGAGCCAATCCCGCCTGGAGAAGTATCTGGTCCTGTTCCTCGGCGTGCACGACACCGTCTACCAGAAGAGCCGCGGCTGGATCGGACACCGGCTGCCCGGGTTCGCCCCGGCGCTGCTGCTGCACACCGTGGGCGCCAAGACCGGGCAGCCGCGCACCACGTCGCTGAGCTACGCCAACGACGGCAACAACTACCTGGTGGTGGCCTCCCGCGGCGGCAGCCCCAAGGCGCCCGGCTGGTACTTCAACCTCAAGAAGCAACCGCAGGTGGAGATCAACGTCGGGCCGCGGCGGTTCGGCGTCACCGCCCGCATCGTCGGGCCCGACGACCCGGACTACGCGCGGCTGTGGGACGTCGTCAACGACAACAACCGCGGCATGTACCGGGAGTATCAGAAGCGCACCAGCAGGCCGATCCCGATCGTCGTCCTGACGCCTTAG
- a CDS encoding cytochrome P450 translates to MTADLSHLDSGRTSFRLADADSWAEPWPMYRALRDHDPVHHVIPEQHPEHDYYVLSRHADIFAAARDHETFSSAQGLTVNYGELEMIGLQDNPPMVMQDPPVHTQFRKLVSRGFTPRQVQAVEPQVREFVVDRLERLRADGGGDIVAALFKPLPSMVVAHYLGVPAADRDRFDGWTDAIVAANTAEGGLGSALDTLGDALGEMMAYFTALVEHRRVAPADDTVSHLVAAGVGADGDLAGLLSILAFTFTMVTGGNDTTTGMLGGSVQLLHRRPDQRRLLTEDPELIPDSVEEFLRLTSPVQGLARTVTRDVTLADTTIPAGRKVLLLYGSGNRDERQYGPDAAELEVTRRPRNILTFSHGAHHCLGAAAARMQSRVALSELLTRCPDFEVDESGIVWAGGSYVRRPLSVPVTVH, encoded by the coding sequence ATGACAGCGGATCTGTCTCACCTTGATTCAGGCCGGACCTCGTTCCGGCTGGCCGACGCCGACTCCTGGGCCGAGCCCTGGCCGATGTACCGCGCGCTGCGCGATCACGACCCGGTGCACCACGTGATTCCCGAGCAGCACCCCGAGCACGACTACTACGTGCTGTCCCGGCACGCCGACATCTTCGCCGCGGCCCGCGACCACGAGACGTTCTCCTCGGCGCAGGGACTCACGGTGAACTACGGCGAGCTGGAAATGATCGGCCTGCAGGACAATCCGCCGATGGTCATGCAGGATCCGCCGGTGCACACGCAGTTCCGCAAGCTGGTGTCGCGCGGGTTCACCCCGCGACAGGTGCAGGCCGTCGAACCCCAGGTCCGCGAGTTCGTCGTCGACCGCCTCGAACGGTTGCGCGCCGACGGCGGCGGCGACATTGTCGCCGCGCTGTTCAAACCCCTGCCGTCCATGGTGGTCGCGCACTATCTCGGGGTGCCCGCGGCCGACCGCGACCGGTTCGACGGCTGGACCGACGCCATCGTCGCGGCCAACACCGCCGAGGGCGGGCTGGGTTCCGCGCTGGACACCCTCGGCGACGCGCTCGGCGAGATGATGGCCTACTTCACCGCCCTGGTCGAGCACCGCCGGGTGGCTCCCGCCGACGACACCGTGTCGCACCTGGTCGCGGCCGGGGTCGGGGCCGACGGGGACCTCGCCGGGCTGCTGTCGATCCTGGCGTTCACCTTCACCATGGTCACCGGCGGCAACGACACCACCACCGGAATGCTCGGCGGCTCGGTGCAGCTGCTGCACCGCCGGCCCGACCAGCGCCGCCTGTTGACCGAGGACCCGGAGTTGATCCCGGATTCCGTCGAGGAGTTCCTGCGGCTGACCTCACCCGTGCAGGGATTGGCGCGCACCGTGACTCGCGACGTCACCCTCGCCGACACGACCATTCCCGCGGGGCGGAAGGTGTTGCTGCTCTATGGTTCCGGCAACCGCGACGAACGCCAGTACGGACCCGATGCGGCCGAGTTGGAGGTCACGCGCCGCCCGCGCAACATCCTGACGTTCAGCCACGGCGCACACCACTGTCTAGGCGCGGCGGCCGCGCGGATGCAGTCCCGGGTGGCGCTGAGCGAGCTGCTGACCCGCTGCCCCGACTTCGAGGTGGACGAGTCCGGAATAGTCTGGGCCGGTGGCAGTTACGTGCGCCGTCCGCTGTCGGTCCCGGTGACGGTGCACTGA
- a CDS encoding FAD-binding oxidoreductase has translation MPHPALPTLTSQLPAGTVVTDPDILAPYRQDRAFDPDAGTPLAVVRPARTEEVQTVLRWATEHRIAVVPRGMGTGLSGGATALDGGIVLSTEKMRDITVDPVTRTAVVQPGLLNAEVKKAVAAHGLWYPPDPSSFEICSIGGNIATNAGGLCCVKYGVTTDYVLGLQVVLADGTAVRLGGPRLKDVAGLSLTKLFVGSEGTLGVITEVTLRLLPAQPTACTVVATFGSVRAACEAVAAVTGKIRPAMLEFMDSAAINAVEDKLKMGLDRTAAAMLVAASDERGSSGAEDAEFMAAVFTEHGAREVFSTSDPDEGEAFVAARRFAIPAVEAKGSLLLEDVGVPLSALADLVAGVEALAAERDLMISVIAHAGDGNTHPLIVFDPADPDMTARAERAFGEIMELAVGLGGTITGEHGVGRLKKPWLADYLGPEAMELNRRIKGALDPDGILNPGTIF, from the coding sequence GTGCCCCACCCCGCTCTCCCCACGCTGACCTCGCAACTCCCGGCGGGAACGGTCGTCACCGACCCCGACATCCTGGCCCCCTACCGACAGGACCGCGCCTTCGATCCCGACGCCGGGACGCCGCTGGCGGTGGTGCGCCCCGCCCGCACCGAGGAAGTGCAGACCGTACTGCGCTGGGCCACCGAGCACCGGATCGCCGTGGTGCCGCGCGGAATGGGCACCGGTCTGTCCGGCGGGGCGACGGCCCTGGACGGCGGGATCGTGTTGTCGACGGAGAAGATGCGCGACATCACGGTGGACCCCGTGACCCGGACCGCCGTCGTGCAGCCCGGGTTGCTCAACGCGGAGGTGAAGAAGGCCGTTGCGGCGCATGGCCTCTGGTACCCCCCGGACCCGTCGTCGTTCGAGATCTGCAGCATCGGCGGCAACATCGCCACCAACGCCGGCGGGTTGTGCTGCGTGAAGTACGGCGTCACCACCGACTACGTGCTGGGCCTGCAGGTGGTGCTCGCCGACGGCACCGCGGTGCGTCTCGGCGGCCCCCGCCTGAAAGACGTTGCGGGGCTGAGCCTCACGAAGCTGTTCGTGGGCAGCGAGGGCACCCTCGGGGTGATCACCGAGGTGACGTTGCGCCTGCTGCCCGCCCAGCCCACGGCGTGCACGGTGGTCGCCACGTTCGGGTCGGTGCGCGCGGCCTGCGAGGCCGTCGCGGCGGTCACCGGCAAGATCCGCCCGGCCATGCTGGAGTTCATGGATTCCGCGGCCATCAACGCCGTCGAGGACAAGCTGAAGATGGGCCTGGACCGCACCGCCGCGGCCATGCTGGTGGCAGCCTCCGACGAACGCGGCAGTTCCGGCGCCGAGGACGCCGAGTTCATGGCCGCGGTGTTCACCGAACACGGTGCCCGCGAGGTGTTCTCGACGTCCGACCCCGACGAGGGCGAGGCCTTCGTCGCGGCGCGGCGGTTCGCGATTCCCGCGGTGGAGGCCAAGGGGTCGCTGCTGCTCGAGGACGTAGGGGTGCCGCTGTCGGCGCTGGCCGATCTGGTCGCCGGGGTCGAGGCGCTGGCGGCCGAGCGCGACCTGATGATCTCGGTGATCGCGCACGCCGGCGACGGGAACACCCACCCGCTGATCGTGTTCGACCCGGCCGACCCCGACATGACGGCGCGGGCCGAACGGGCCTTCGGTGAGATCATGGAACTCGCCGTCGGCCTCGGCGGCACGATCACCGGTGAGCACGGCGTCGGCCGGCTCAAGAAGCCGTGGCTGGCCGACTACCTCGGCCCGGAGGCGATGGAACTGAACCGCCGGATCAAGGGCGCCCTGGACCCCGACGGCATCCTCAATCCGGGCACGATCTTCTGA
- a CDS encoding DUF3237 domain-containing protein, which produces MAPEIDTVPTLELLADIQLDIAAVHVTPGPAGTRLTYVIGGGRCDGPALHGEFLAGGGDWVLVGADGVSRLDVRATLRTDDGALVQVTNLGRVRMPPESVERFRAGELIRHDEMYGRSSPLFDSGDPRYEWLNGTYTLAVNEVSLTAVHYRVFAVG; this is translated from the coding sequence ATGGCACCCGAGATCGACACCGTCCCCACCCTGGAACTCCTCGCCGACATCCAGCTGGACATCGCGGCGGTCCACGTCACCCCGGGGCCGGCGGGTACCCGGCTCACCTATGTCATCGGCGGCGGACGCTGCGACGGGCCCGCGCTGCACGGGGAGTTCCTCGCCGGCGGCGGCGACTGGGTCCTCGTGGGCGCCGACGGCGTCTCGCGCCTGGACGTGCGCGCCACCCTGCGCACCGATGACGGCGCGTTGGTGCAGGTGACCAACCTCGGCCGGGTGCGGATGCCCCCGGAGTCCGTCGAACGCTTTCGCGCGGGTGAACTGATCCGGCACGACGAGATGTACGGCCGTTCGAGCCCGTTGTTCGACAGCGGCGACCCACGTTATGAGTGGCTCAACGGCACCTACACGCTGGCCGTCAACGAGGTCTCGCTGACGGCCGTGCACTATCGGGTGTTCGCCGTCGGCTGA
- a CDS encoding LLM class flavin-dependent oxidoreductase encodes MRLSVLDLVPVRSDQSTSDALAATVRLAQAADQLGYTRYWVAEHHNMPAVAATSPPVLLAYLAAQTSHIRLGSGGVMLPNHAPLAVAEQFALLEAAAPGRIDLGLGRAPGSDPVTSVALRGPAGRDDSDIQNFPQYLDEVAAMMSPTGVRVELPAHLGRPDYILKATPEAVGEPRLWLLGSSMYSAHLAAAKGLPYVFAHHFSGQGTAEALEIYRSEFQPSALTAEPVTFLTVNASVAATREEAEALLLPQLQMMARLRTGQPLRALDLVEDAEAQRSTPQEEAIIAAGRSKSIVGTPAEAAEQVRALAEQFGVDEVMVNPVASARRGTDPATAPARVTTVELLAKELF; translated from the coding sequence ATGCGGCTCTCTGTCCTCGACCTCGTTCCCGTCCGTAGCGACCAGTCCACCTCCGATGCGCTGGCCGCCACGGTGCGGTTGGCGCAGGCCGCCGACCAGCTGGGCTACACCCGCTACTGGGTGGCCGAACACCACAACATGCCCGCGGTGGCCGCCACCAGCCCGCCGGTGCTGCTCGCCTACCTCGCGGCCCAGACCAGCCACATCCGGCTGGGCTCCGGCGGCGTCATGCTGCCCAACCACGCGCCACTGGCCGTCGCCGAGCAGTTCGCGCTGCTGGAGGCCGCCGCGCCGGGCCGCATCGACCTGGGGTTGGGCCGCGCGCCGGGCAGCGATCCGGTGACCTCGGTCGCGCTGCGCGGGCCCGCCGGCCGCGACGACTCCGACATCCAGAACTTCCCGCAGTACCTCGATGAGGTCGCGGCCATGATGAGCCCCACCGGGGTCCGCGTCGAGTTGCCCGCGCATCTGGGCCGACCCGATTACATCCTCAAGGCCACCCCCGAGGCCGTCGGCGAGCCGCGGCTGTGGCTGCTGGGGTCCTCGATGTACTCGGCACACCTGGCCGCGGCCAAGGGATTGCCCTACGTCTTTGCCCACCACTTCTCCGGGCAGGGCACCGCGGAGGCCCTCGAGATCTACCGCAGCGAGTTCCAGCCCAGCGCGCTGACCGCCGAGCCGGTGACCTTCCTGACCGTCAACGCCTCGGTGGCCGCCACCCGCGAGGAGGCCGAAGCCCTGCTGCTGCCGCAGCTGCAGATGATGGCCCGGCTGCGCACGGGACAGCCGCTGCGCGCGCTGGATCTGGTCGAGGACGCCGAGGCTCAGCGGTCCACGCCGCAGGAGGAGGCGATCATCGCGGCCGGCCGGTCCAAGAGCATCGTCGGCACCCCGGCCGAGGCCGCCGAGCAGGTGCGCGCGCTGGCCGAGCAGTTCGGGGTCGACGAGGTGATGGTCAATCCGGTCGCCTCGGCGCGGCGGGGCACCGACCCGGCCACCGCCCCGGCCCGGGTGACGACGGTCGAATTGCTGGCCAAGGAACTGTTCTGA
- a CDS encoding acyltransferase family protein, with product MTLSQDRDVQGGLEQVSTVDRVASLTGVRAVAALLVVLTHAAYTTGKYPQGYVGLVYSRMEIGVPIFFALSGFLLFRPWVRAVAADRPAPSVRRYAWHRVRRIMPAYVVTVLLAYLVYHFRTAGPNPGHTWEGLFRNLTLTQLYTDNYVYSYLHQGLTQMWSLAVEVSFYAVLPGLAYLLLVVLCRRQWRPWLLLASMAALGLITPLWLMLVHDSHWLPDGATLWLPTYLLWFLGGMALAVLQSMGVRCYGFVAVPLALICYFIAATPIAGEPTTSPKALSEAIVKAVFYAVIAALVLAPPALGDQRGWYNRFLASRPMVWLGEISYEIFLVHLVLMEIAMVEILHKPVYTGSMAGLFVATMVLTIPVSWLLHRFTRVR from the coding sequence ATGACGTTGTCGCAGGACCGCGACGTCCAGGGCGGACTGGAGCAGGTCTCCACCGTCGACCGGGTCGCCTCGCTGACCGGTGTGCGTGCCGTCGCGGCGCTGCTGGTGGTGCTCACCCACGCGGCGTACACCACCGGCAAGTACCCGCAGGGCTACGTCGGGTTGGTGTATTCGCGGATGGAGATCGGCGTGCCGATCTTTTTCGCGCTGTCAGGTTTCCTGCTGTTCCGGCCGTGGGTGCGCGCGGTGGCCGCCGACCGCCCGGCGCCCTCGGTGCGCCGCTACGCCTGGCACCGGGTGCGCCGGATCATGCCGGCCTACGTCGTCACGGTGCTGCTGGCCTACCTCGTCTACCACTTCCGCACCGCCGGACCCAACCCGGGACACACCTGGGAGGGGCTGTTCCGCAACCTCACGCTGACCCAGCTCTACACCGACAACTACGTGTATTCGTATCTGCACCAGGGTCTTACGCAGATGTGGAGCCTGGCGGTCGAGGTGTCGTTCTATGCGGTGCTGCCCGGCCTGGCCTACCTGCTGCTGGTGGTGCTGTGCCGCCGGCAGTGGCGCCCGTGGCTGCTGCTGGCGAGCATGGCGGCGCTGGGGTTGATCACGCCGCTGTGGCTGATGCTGGTGCACGATTCGCACTGGTTGCCGGACGGCGCCACGCTGTGGCTGCCGACCTATCTGCTGTGGTTCCTGGGCGGCATGGCGCTGGCGGTGCTGCAGTCGATGGGAGTGCGGTGCTACGGATTTGTCGCGGTGCCGTTGGCGCTGATCTGTTACTTCATTGCCGCCACCCCGATCGCGGGCGAGCCTACGACGTCGCCCAAGGCGCTGAGCGAGGCGATCGTCAAGGCGGTGTTCTACGCCGTGATCGCGGCGCTGGTGCTGGCGCCGCCGGCGCTGGGGGACCAGCGCGGTTGGTATAACCGCTTTCTCGCGAGCCGGCCCATGGTGTGGCTGGGGGAGATCTCCTACGAGATCTTCCTGGTGCATCTGGTGCTCATGGAGATCGCGATGGTCGAGATCCTGCACAAGCCGGTCTACACCGGATCGATGGCCGGACTGTTCGTCGCGACGATGGTGCTGACCATCCCGGTGTCGTGGTTGCTGCACCGGTTCACCCGGGTGCGGTGA
- a CDS encoding HIT family protein produces the protein MSCVFCDIVAGTAPAVRVHEDDDFVAILDIRPIVRGHTLVLPRRHHVDLTDTPADTVAGMARLGQRIARAARASGLHADGNNVVINDGKAAFQSVFHIHLHVAPRQDGDKLSFAKGLVVRRDPDREATAQILRDALALLPD, from the coding sequence ATGTCTTGCGTGTTCTGCGACATCGTGGCCGGCACCGCCCCGGCGGTCCGAGTCCACGAGGACGACGACTTCGTGGCCATCCTCGATATCCGGCCCATCGTGCGCGGCCACACGCTGGTGCTGCCCAGGCGCCACCACGTCGACCTGACCGACACCCCGGCCGACACGGTGGCCGGGATGGCGCGGCTCGGGCAGCGAATCGCCCGGGCCGCGCGGGCCTCCGGGTTGCACGCGGACGGCAACAACGTCGTCATCAACGACGGCAAGGCCGCGTTCCAGAGCGTGTTCCACATCCACCTGCACGTGGCGCCGCGGCAGGACGGCGACAAGCTGTCGTTCGCCAAGGGACTGGTGGTGCGCCGCGATCCCGACCGTGAGGCGACCGCCCAGATTCTGCGGGACGCGCTGGCGCTGCTGCCAGACTGA
- a CDS encoding TetR/AcrR family transcriptional regulator, whose translation MAGNNWLGSRRSEAAADRILDAAGELFARRPAAAVGMHEIAQAAGCSRATLYRYFENREALHTAYVHREAYAVHREMVANLAGVDDPHQRLVQAFLVSLRLVRDNPALQSWFAADDAPIGAEIAESSEVIKAMSAAFVVSLGYGEPDADAESVERKARWLVRVLTSLLLFPGRDEDDERRMVEEFLVPVVTPSARDQATQ comes from the coding sequence ATGGCCGGCAACAACTGGCTGGGATCGCGGCGCAGCGAGGCCGCGGCCGACCGCATCCTCGACGCCGCGGGCGAGCTGTTCGCCCGCCGCCCCGCCGCCGCGGTGGGCATGCACGAAATCGCCCAGGCCGCAGGCTGTTCCCGGGCCACCCTGTACCGGTACTTCGAGAACCGCGAGGCGCTGCACACCGCCTACGTCCATCGCGAGGCGTACGCGGTGCACCGGGAGATGGTGGCGAATCTTGCGGGTGTCGACGATCCGCACCAGCGGCTGGTCCAGGCGTTCCTCGTCTCGTTGCGGCTGGTGCGCGACAATCCGGCCCTGCAGTCCTGGTTCGCCGCGGACGACGCCCCGATCGGTGCCGAGATCGCCGAGTCCTCCGAGGTGATCAAGGCGATGAGCGCGGCGTTCGTGGTGTCGCTGGGGTACGGCGAACCGGACGCCGACGCCGAGTCCGTCGAGCGCAAGGCGCGCTGGCTGGTGCGGGTGCTCACCTCGCTGCTGCTGTTCCCGGGCCGCGACGAGGACGACGAGCGCCGGATGGTCGAGGAGTTCCTGGTGCCGGTCGTGACGCCGTCAGCGCGGGATCAGGCAACCCAGTAG